From the Bos javanicus breed banteng chromosome 7, ARS-OSU_banteng_1.0, whole genome shotgun sequence genome, the window aatggaattgtttcctttatttctattaattaattttccttaatttttattttctcattattattgtataggaatgcaagggatttctgtgtgttgattttatatacttTGCTCTTGGTGTTTGATGTCAGAAATAGCCACATTTTAGTTAACTGGTAACATTAACCTTCCGTCACATGTTCAGCACCAATGCCTGTATCCTGAGGCTCAATTGCTCTCACATAATAAGAACAGTCAGTGTCATGTGGAGCCCCAAAAGATTACAAGGGAACAggacaagaattttaaaaattctgcccCAATCTGGAAAGGGGTTCAGTGTCCTCTCTTCACCACCCCAGTCTGTGAATGGACTGtgtcttaatcatttttaatatttttagtacCTAGCACATGcaataaatgcttgctgaatgaACTAATGAGTATGGCTGAACAAGAACAGGATGCATAAGATGAGCCCTGGGTAACCTAGGAAAGTTTAAACTAGATCATGGGCCCATCTAGCATTTTCACATGGAAGTTAGAATATGCATTaacggaaggaaggaagaagctaTTTCCCAAGAAAGAGGAAATGCTTGGAAACATCCCTACCACCTATGCCACAGGACTTCTGAATCCAGCTAAAGAGAAACACTATGAGACACAAAGGATTTGGATCTGAGGAAATGCAAATTAGCAATGTGGGAATTTTATCTTCTCTACACCACAGGATTTTACCTGctgcatttttattaaagtaaccccaaaaagtgaaaaaaaaaataataataatgcttgcCAAAAACAGTATTAGCAAGGTAGTCTGAGATCACAAAAACGACTCCCACTGATGTTTTAGTTCCCCAGTAGAATCCCAAATAGTTCCTGTCTGTCTAGTACATGCTTCAAGGTTAGTAATAAAGTTTATGCACATTTCAATCTGGTGTTTTGGGACTGCTTTTGGGTCAAGTCTTCACGCAAGCCCTTGAAGAGATTTTCCATCTGCTGTAATTTTACAGCTTTCCTTGATGTATTCcccattgttattttaaaatcaagtgtTTTGGGGGCTTTTCTGTTGTATATAGGGTCTTATAAACACACCTTTGCAATCCTTCTCAATTGTTGACTGCCACTGCTGGGTGATGGTTTCTTCCTTTACTATGATCATATATCTGTGTCTACTATCCATCTTGATACTGTATTTTTACCCTTTGCTCTggctattgttcctttaatttttatgttaatttcacAGGGACTTAGTCCACATGTGACTGTAGATTTGCTGTGTCCATGGGAGGAACTATACTGTCCAAAATctcatttttatctgttttatgtatatccATCTCAATGCAAGTTTGTGCTTGagcacaagtaaataaataaatattcttgaaccaataaacataaaattgttttcttgtgACCTCAGAGTCAAAAAGTAATAGTAAATTAAGAATATAATCCTTGAATGAATGATGGCATAGTGTGACATAAGCTTTCTGTGGCTGGTCTTCCAAGAAAttgaaatttttcaattttttgaatgatGGTGGGTCTACCTAGGTCCCAAAGGTTAAAAACTAATTTCTTAAGACAATGTATAATTGGAATCAACCTCAGGAAGTATTGGAAATAGTGGACTATATATAACACAAAGAGATTTGATTAATTTATCTTGATTTTTGTGTGTCCACATCAGGCTTTAAGCAACCCAACATTTACCTTATGTGTCCAACTTTACCTATTATATCCATCTCTCGTTTGTGTATCCCACAGAGTTATGGAGTGGAGCAATTATTCCATGTATGCTGACTTTGTCCTCTTGGGCTTGTTCAGCAACACACGTTTCCCCTGGTTTCTCTTTGCCCTTATCGTCCTGGTATTTGTCATCTCAGTAGCCAGCAACACAATGATGATCATTCTCATCCACCTGGACTCCCGCCTCCACACTCCCATGTACTTCCTGCTCAGCCAGCTTTCCATCATGGATATCTTGTACATTTCCACCATTGTGCCCAAGATGCTGGTTGACCAAATGGTAGACCAAAGGGCCATTTCCTTTGCAGGATGCACTGCCCAGCACTTTCTCTATTTGACCTTGGCAGGAGCTGAGTTCTTCCTTCTAGGACTCAtgtcctatgaccgctatgttgcCATCTGCAATCCTCTGCGCTATCCTGTGCTTATGAACCGCAAAGTCTGCTTGTTGATTGTGgtggcagcctggctgggagggtCCATAGATGGCTTCTTACTTACACCAGTCACCATGCAGTTCCCTTTCTGTGCTTCTCGGGAAATAAATCACTTCTTCTGTGAGGTACCTGCTCTTCTGAAGCTCTCCTGTATGGATACATCAGCTTATGAGACAGCCATGTATGTCTGCTGCATCATGATGCTCCTCATTCCTTTCTCTGTCATCTCAGCCTCTTATACAAGGATTCTCATTACTGTTTACAGAATGAATGAGGCAGAAGGGAGAAAAAAGGCAGTGGCCACTTGCTCCTCACACATGGTAGTTGTCAGTCTCTTTTATGGGGCTGCCATGTACACCTATGTGCTACCTCACTCTTACCATACTCCTGAGCAGGACAAGGCTGTGTCTGC encodes:
- the LOC133252120 gene encoding olfactory receptor 2T27, which produces MEWSNYSMYADFVLLGLFSNTRFPWFLFALIVLVFVISVASNTMMIILIHLDSRLHTPMYFLLSQLSIMDILYISTIVPKMLVDQMVDQRAISFAGCTAQHFLYLTLAGAEFFLLGLMSYDRYVAICNPLRYPVLMNRKVCLLIVVAAWLGGSIDGFLLTPVTMQFPFCASREINHFFCEVPALLKLSCMDTSAYETAMYVCCIMMLLIPFSVISASYTRILITVYRMNEAEGRKKAVATCSSHMVVVSLFYGAAMYTYVLPHSYHTPEQDKAVSAFYTILTPLLNPLIYSLRNKDVTGALQKVLGRCSSSGR